A window from Drosophila kikkawai strain 14028-0561.14 chromosome 2L, DkikHiC1v2, whole genome shotgun sequence encodes these proteins:
- the MICU1 gene encoding calcium uptake protein 1 homolog, mitochondrial isoform X2: MSVLRFLVTRQALAALARPRTFNILQKPAQIALASTLCNQNSNKIAQDLTKSNGSPNLMQVRTHKRFGHQQEKTPNVTKYFHMFILSLFLISVLDWGKVKRLLVPKVDADAGQRPSSAAGVNGEDTKSDTEAEDSEEEEGGSDLHLHEGKKIREKVGFRERKIIEYENRIRQFSTPDKIFRYFATVRLQDATQTIVCMTPEDFLRSIYPGIKQPDGLGLDQYRRYDPKSVGEQLNLHLEKNSIFYKLGSFGLITFSDYIFLLTVLSISRRHFEIAFRMFDLNGDGDVDCEEFEMVATLVRQQTSMGTRHRDHANTGNTFKGVNSALITYFFGPNMDEKLTIEKFLDFQEQLQREILSLEFERKEPNADGNITEADFAELLLAYAGYPLKKKQKKLKRVKRRFRDHGTGISKQDYLDFFHFLNNINDVDTALTFYHIAGASIDQQTLQHVAKTVAMVNLSDHVVDVVFTIFDENNDNQLSNKEFISVMKNRVQRGLEKPKDTGFLKMMRSVFKCAKETKPVLLDI; encoded by the exons ATGTCAGTGCTGCGATTCCTGGTAACGCGCCAGGCTCTGGCTGCCTTGGCAAGGCCCAGGACCTTCAATATCCTCCAAAAACCAGCCCAAATCGCCTTGGCCTCCACTTTGTGCAACCAAAATAGCAATAAAATCGCTCAAGATTTAACAAAATCGAATGGAAGTCCAAATCTAATGCAAGTGAGGACCCACAAACGCTTCGGGCACCAGCAGGAGAAGACGCCGAATGTGACAAAGTACTTTCACATGTTCATTCTGAGCCTGTTCCTGATTTCCGTCTTGGATTGGGGCAA AGTGAAGCGTCTGCTGGTGCCCAAAGTGGATGCGGATGCTGGACAACGACCGTCCTCAGCCGCCGGCGTGAATGGCGAGGATACGAAGTCCGATACGGAGGCGGAGgacagcgaggaggaggaaggaGGATCGGACCTACACCTGCACGAGGGCAAGAAGATACGCGAAAAGGTCGGATTTCGCGAGAGGAAG ATCATTGAGTATGAGAACCGTATACGGCAATTCTCCACGCCGGACAAGATATTCCGTTACTTTGCCACCGTACGATTGCAGGATGCAACCCAAACCATCGTCTGCATGACGCCCGAGGATTTCCTGCGCTCCATTTATCCGGGAATTAAACAACCAGATG gTTTGGGTCTGGACCAATATCGACGTTATGATCCCAAG TCCGTTGGCGAACAACTAAATCTGCACCTGGAGAAGAACAGCATATTCTACAAGTTGGGCTCCTTTGGCTTGATAACCTTCTCCGATTACATTTTCTTGCTCACCGTACTCTCCA TTTCACGTCGTCACTTTGAGATTGCCTTTCGTATGTTCGATCTGAATGGAGATGGGGATGTGGATTGTGAGGAATTCGAAATGGTTGCCACATTGGTGAGGCAGCAAACGAGCATGGGCACACGGCACCGTGATCATGCCAATACAGGGAACACCTTTAAG GGCGTGAATTCGGCCTTGATCACGTATTTCTTTGGCCCCAACATGGACGAAAAGCTGACCATTGAAAAGTTCTTGGACTTTCAAGAGCAACTTCAGCGGGAAATCCTATCGCTTGAGTTCGAAAGGAAAGAACCGAACGCTGATGGAAATATAACCGAAGCCGATTTCGCTGAGCTACTGTTGGCCTATGCCGGATATCCTCTGAAGAAGAAGCAAAAGAAGTTGAAGAGAGTTAAGCGGAGATTCAGGGATCACGGCACAGGCATTTCCAAACAGGATTATCTCGATTTCTTCCACTTCCTGAACAACATCAACGATGTGGACACTGCTTTGACATTCTACCACATCGCGGGAGCCTCGATTGACCAGCAGACATTGCAGCATGTGGCCAAGACAGTGGCCATGGTCAATCTATCGGATCATGTGGTGGATGTTGTCTTTACCATTTTCGATGAGAACA aTGACAACCAACTGAGCAACAAGGAGTTCATCTCCGTAATGAAGAATCGCGTGCAACGCGGTCTGGAAAAGCCCAAGGACACGGGCTTCTTGAAAATGATGCGATCGGTGTTCAAGTGCGCCAAGGAAACCAAGCCTGTGCTGTTGGACATCTAA
- the LOC108072855 gene encoding serine-rich adhesin for platelets codes for MESETKASGDEEKQQEKPCLTVPMDTLDPPPPSSATNSNSKTLKRCLSVPIIRTPTTGKTPGAAKTPMTTRAAAAAALAAREHEQTPKKSQNHLPVLDIQMPNIASIDCFGKNIHIRSQPNSREVSPAPVFNIFTPRARRYSASYSPLTTAANGATLCLTPRVSQLRQEECADLNSREVNHEREVHREIQISQSWEDLTLVAENWSCKSDEFSNPLQVNLPPTGSTSCSSPSPTNNRAAMRLPYSPSPTRRTFATRRSMSPIAMRPSQLGPVKRKFELDDAPTQGSNWSVYSPPPLKKIFTESRGSSPVCQSPSSVCPSPDSGTYDGRITPKLFISKLCTNNAVSGSGSGTNNSSSSGCPSPVSASPGGLGSGPNLETAMCLVSGGSQSQSIDEGISIPLESEINSSSCRSRTSSILSTASSSTQVLVNDLNDDATLMDDAKSETSSIGGCSTISIESSSCDSGARTAATFLNRLVVDSDGSGGGSPLAQKSFYINKQGLSGAKKFIVNHERTAGVASKDVPQKL; via the exons ATGGAATCGGAGACGAAAGCCAGCGGCGATGAGGAGAAGCAGCAGGAAAAACCCTGCTTGACTGTGCCCATGGACACGCTGGACCCACCGCCGCCGAGTAGCGCTACAAACAGCAACTCCAAGACCCTTAAACGCTGCCTGAGTGTACCCATAATCCGGACACCGACAACGGGTAAAACTCCGGGTGCGGCAAAAACTCCAATGACCACCCGggccgctgcagcagctgctctgGCGGCCAGGGAACACGAGCAGACGCCGAAGAAGAGCCAGAACCACCTCCCCGTTCTGGATATCCAAATGCCGAATATTGCTTCCATCGATTGCTTTGGCAAGAACATACACATACGCTCGCAGCCCAACTCGAGGGAGGTGTCCCCGGCTCcagtatttaatatattcacCCCGCGAGCCCGGCGCTATTCGGCCAGCTATAGTCCCCTGACCACAGCCGCCAATGGAGCCACCCTCTGCCTAACGCCCAGGGTCTCCCAGCTGCGGCAGGAGGAGTGCGCCGATCTAAACAGTCGCGAGGTGAACCATGAGCGAGAGGTGCATCGGGAAATACAGATATCGCAGAGCTGGGAGGATCTCACGCTGGTGGCCGAGAACTGGTCCTGCAAATCCGATGAGTTCTCCAATCCCCTGCAGGTTAACCTGCCGCCCACCGGCAGCACGAGCTGCTCCAGTCCCAGTCCAACCAACAATCGGGCCGCAATGCGGCTACCATATTCGCCGTCGCCCACGAGGCGGACATTCGCCACCCGGAGATCGATGTCACCGATTGCGATGAGGCCATCGCAGTTGGGACCGGTCAAGCGGAAGTTTGAGCTGGACGATGCTCCCACGCAGGGGAGTAACTGGAGTGTGTACTCCCCACCGCCCCTGAAGAAGATATTTACAGAAAG TCGCGGCTCCTCGCCCGTGTGCCAATCACCATCGTCGGTGTGTCCCAGTCCGGATTCCGGAACGTACGACGGTCGGATTACGCCCAAGTTGTTCATCTCCAAGCTGTGCACAAACAATGCGGTGAGCGGATCTGGTAGCGGGACAAATAATAGTAGCAGCTCGGGCTGTCCATCGCCGGTGTCCGCTTCACCGGGCGGCCTGGGCAGTGGCCCCAATCTGGAGACAGCCATGTGCCTCGTTTCTGGCGGCAGCCAGAGCCAAAGCATCGACGAAGGCATCTCCATACCGCTCGAATCAGAGATAAACTCCTCTTCCTGCCGCAGTCGCACCTCCTCCATACTATCAACGGCCTCGTCCAGCACTCAGGTGTTGGTTAACGACCTCAACGACGATGCCACGCTGATGGACGATGCCAAAAGCGAGACGTCCTCAATTGGTGGCTGTTCCACCATCAGCATAGAGTCATCATCCTGCGACAGTGGCGCCCGAACGGCAGCCACCTTCCTCAATCGCCTGGTTGTGGATTCGGATGGCAGCGGCGGTGGATCGCCGTTGGCGCAGAAGAGCTTCTACATCAACAAGCAGGGATTGTCGGGCGCCAAGAAGTTCATTGTCAACCATGAGAGAACGGCGGGTGTTGCCAGCAAGGATGTGCCGCAAAAGCTTTAA
- the LOC108072835 gene encoding zinc finger protein 30 homolog — protein MELALNKTSSCVDCCSDCTALPCCSAAACCDASCGASCGLIPPDPVRYEYQEPEENFVSIDDAKIKGFLLRIAQQQQEQELERKRLKDIEKLRREAERRRREPEVIELDEEDASQVNGLIISAARSLASWNSSIKRISPDIELIPKQGHRIVAEIELSDSEENANSDEDDDINLPSNTVSCVLESEKKAPQQVIVLPSDDDEEGQQPPRTVRKKPSSSRRKRSYVNRRGRHLYECSDCGKKVQSNYNLRRHMMIHTGERPFPCDLCERRFREFSDLKKHRRRHSHDPRFICMICHLGQPLDQDATRCAECESKNLMVKPQPDEMGDKPLEDQDQAEEDMDEEDEDIEEEIEEEEIEEPEAVEQPQPVPSLPTLMVTLIPTTLQSLPEKIPPPHQPSRPPLPRSCSSANSSSSLSNDGNALGKTRSRTRRSYPCPLCHRPFGTRHNLKRHYMIHTGEKPFSCSKCRKPFRECSTLKKHMATHIRDRWYKCLRCPAKFRDYLEYADHKSNHLEQLRDRKSSNYESDDESSVEDWLECCECQQRFTELEAYTSHLKQHDLELYGMSVDDVGDEDQDVDVA, from the exons ATGGAGTTGGCCTTGAATAAGACATCGTCCTGCGTGGACTGCTGCAGCGACTGTACTGCTCTGCCCTGCTGCTCGGCCGCTGCCTGCTGTGATGCCAGCTGTGGAGCCAGCTGCGGATTAATTCCCCCAGACCCAGTCAGATATGAGTACCAGGAGCCTGAGGAGAACTTTGTCTCCATAGATGATGCCAAGATCAAGGGGTTCCTGTTGCGAATagcacagcaacaacaggagCAGGAATTGGAAAGGAAAAGACTCAAAGATATAGAAAAACTGCGCAGGGAAGCAGAGAGACGAAGAAGGGAACCGGAGGTCATTGAATTGGATGAGGAGGACGCTTCTCAAGTCAATGGGTTGATAATAAGCGCCGCCCGTAGTCTGGCCTCGTGGAATTCTTCTATTAAAAGGATATCTCCAGATATTGAATTAATTCCCAAACAGGGACACAGGATTGTGGCGGAAATCGAACTCAGCGATAGCGAGGAGAATGCAAATAGCGACGAAGACGATGATATCAATCTTCCTTCAAATACTGTTAGTTGTGTCCTGGAAAGCGAGAAAAAGGCGCCTCAGCAGGTGATAGTCCTGCCctccgatgatgatgaagagggccagcagcctccacggACAGTAAGAAAGAAGCCTTCTTCGTCAAGGAGGAAACGATCGTATGTCAACCGGAGGGGACGTCACCTGTACGAGTGTTCTGACTGTGGTAAAAAAGTGCAATCCAACTATAATCTAAGACGCCACATGATGATTCATACAG GCGAGCGACCCTTTCCTTGTGATCTCTGCGAACGTCGCTTTCGGGAGTTTAGCGATCTTAAGAAGCACCGCCGCAGGCACTCACATGATCCCAGATTCATTTGCATGATCTGCCACTTGGGGCAACCGCTGGATCAGGATGCCACCAGGTGTGCGGAATGCGAAAGCAAAAATCTAATGGTAAAACCACAGCCAGATGAGATGGGGGACAAGCCACTTGAGGATCAGGATCAGGCGGAAGAGGATATGGATGAGGAAGACGAGGATATAGAAGAAGAAATAGAAGAAGAGGAGATTGAAGAACCAGAGGCAGTGGAGCAGCCACAACCTGTGCCTTCACTGCCCACTTTAATGGTAACCTTGATACCCACTACTCTTCAATCTTTGCCGGAAAAGATTCCTCCTCCCCATCAACCTAGTCGTCCGCCACTTCCGCGCAGTTGCAGTAGCGCCAACTCATCGTCTTCCTTGAGCAACGATGGCAATGCTTTGGGAAAGACCAGAAGTCGTACTCGTCGATCCTATCCATGCCCGCTGTGTCATCGTCCCTTTGGAACGCGTCATAACCTGAAGCGCCACTATATGATTCACACTGGCGAAAAGCCTTTCAGCTGCTCCAAATGCCGGAAACCCTTCAGGGAATGTTCAACCCTGAAGAAGCACATGGCCACGCACATCCGAGACCGCTGGTACAAGTGTCTTAGGTGTCCAGCGAAATTCAGGGACTATCTGGAGTATGCTGATCATAAGTCCAATCATCTGGAGCAGCTGAGGGACAGGAAATCCTCCAACTATGAAAGTGATGATGAGAGCTCTGTGGAGGACTGGCTGGAGTGTTGTGAATGTCAGCAAAGATTCACGGAACTGGAAGCTTATACGTCTCATCTGAAGCAGCATGACTTGGAATTGTATGGAATGAGTGTGGATGATGTGGGCGATGAGGATcaggatgtggatgtggccTAG
- the MICU1 gene encoding calcium uptake protein 1 homolog, mitochondrial isoform X1, whose protein sequence is MSVLRFLVTRQALAALARPRTFNILQKPAQIALASTLCNQNSNKIAQDLTKSNGSPNLMQVRTHKRFGHQQEKTPNVTKYFHMFILSLFLISVLDWGKVKRLLVPKVDADAGQRPSSAAGVNGEDTKSDTEAEDSEEEEGGSDLHLHEGKKIREKVGFRERKIIEYENRIRQFSTPDKVFRYFATIQVPVADDRHEVYMTPTDFLTSMTPGMKQPDGLGLDQYRRYDPKSVGEQLNLHLEKNSIFYKLGSFGLITFSDYIFLLTVLSISRRHFEIAFRMFDLNGDGDVDCEEFEMVATLVRQQTSMGTRHRDHANTGNTFKGVNSALITYFFGPNMDEKLTIEKFLDFQEQLQREILSLEFERKEPNADGNITEADFAELLLAYAGYPLKKKQKKLKRVKRRFRDHGTGISKQDYLDFFHFLNNINDVDTALTFYHIAGASIDQQTLQHVAKTVAMVNLSDHVVDVVFTIFDENNDNQLSNKEFISVMKNRVQRGLEKPKDTGFLKMMRSVFKCAKETKPVLLDI, encoded by the exons ATGTCAGTGCTGCGATTCCTGGTAACGCGCCAGGCTCTGGCTGCCTTGGCAAGGCCCAGGACCTTCAATATCCTCCAAAAACCAGCCCAAATCGCCTTGGCCTCCACTTTGTGCAACCAAAATAGCAATAAAATCGCTCAAGATTTAACAAAATCGAATGGAAGTCCAAATCTAATGCAAGTGAGGACCCACAAACGCTTCGGGCACCAGCAGGAGAAGACGCCGAATGTGACAAAGTACTTTCACATGTTCATTCTGAGCCTGTTCCTGATTTCCGTCTTGGATTGGGGCAA AGTGAAGCGTCTGCTGGTGCCCAAAGTGGATGCGGATGCTGGACAACGACCGTCCTCAGCCGCCGGCGTGAATGGCGAGGATACGAAGTCCGATACGGAGGCGGAGgacagcgaggaggaggaaggaGGATCGGACCTACACCTGCACGAGGGCAAGAAGATACGCGAAAAGGTCGGATTTCGCGAGAGGAAG ATCATAGAGTACGAGAACCGTATCCGTCAGTTCTCAACGCCGGACAAAGTATTTCGCTATTTTGCCACCATCCAGGTGCCTGTGGCCGATGATCGTCACGAAGTCTATATGACACCGACCGATTTTCTTACCAGCATGACACCGGGCATGAAGCAACCAGATG gTTTGGGTCTGGACCAATATCGACGTTATGATCCCAAG TCCGTTGGCGAACAACTAAATCTGCACCTGGAGAAGAACAGCATATTCTACAAGTTGGGCTCCTTTGGCTTGATAACCTTCTCCGATTACATTTTCTTGCTCACCGTACTCTCCA TTTCACGTCGTCACTTTGAGATTGCCTTTCGTATGTTCGATCTGAATGGAGATGGGGATGTGGATTGTGAGGAATTCGAAATGGTTGCCACATTGGTGAGGCAGCAAACGAGCATGGGCACACGGCACCGTGATCATGCCAATACAGGGAACACCTTTAAG GGCGTGAATTCGGCCTTGATCACGTATTTCTTTGGCCCCAACATGGACGAAAAGCTGACCATTGAAAAGTTCTTGGACTTTCAAGAGCAACTTCAGCGGGAAATCCTATCGCTTGAGTTCGAAAGGAAAGAACCGAACGCTGATGGAAATATAACCGAAGCCGATTTCGCTGAGCTACTGTTGGCCTATGCCGGATATCCTCTGAAGAAGAAGCAAAAGAAGTTGAAGAGAGTTAAGCGGAGATTCAGGGATCACGGCACAGGCATTTCCAAACAGGATTATCTCGATTTCTTCCACTTCCTGAACAACATCAACGATGTGGACACTGCTTTGACATTCTACCACATCGCGGGAGCCTCGATTGACCAGCAGACATTGCAGCATGTGGCCAAGACAGTGGCCATGGTCAATCTATCGGATCATGTGGTGGATGTTGTCTTTACCATTTTCGATGAGAACA aTGACAACCAACTGAGCAACAAGGAGTTCATCTCCGTAATGAAGAATCGCGTGCAACGCGGTCTGGAAAAGCCCAAGGACACGGGCTTCTTGAAAATGATGCGATCGGTGTTCAAGTGCGCCAAGGAAACCAAGCCTGTGCTGTTGGACATCTAA